The genomic interval GGGCGTTTCGCCGGCCTGGTCGTCGAGGACATGGCACCGCGGGTTGCGAGAGGGCCCGGCTGGGATCTGGGCCTGATCGGGGCCGGCTCACCGAAGGAAACGGCTGCGGTCGCCGATCGCATGAGCGAGGACTGGCCGCAGGTGGTCGAGCGCATGGCGCCACGCGTCTTCGCCGATGCGGACACTCCCATGGCGAAGGATCTGCAGCGCAGCATGCTGGACAGTGATCCCGAGGCGATGGCGCTGCTCTGGCGCGCCTTGGCCACGGCGGATTTCCGCGAGACCTGTTCGGCGATCGACATTCCTGTGCTGCTCACACGCGGCGCACACAGCCGGCTCTATCCGGCGGAGACGATGGACTGGCTGGCCGCGCGCATGACGAAGGCGCATAGCCGGACCTATTCCCAATCGGGCCACGCTCCTCACCTCGAGGAGCCGGCGCGCTTCGCCGCGGACCTGGCCGCGTTCGCAGAGCGATGTGCTCTCGGGCAGGACACGCCAATCTGAAGCAAACTGAGAGTAGACGATCTCACGTAGATTTGGACTCCCGGCACGCCTGAACCCTCACGCTTCGGCCGGACCGCGGTGTGTGTGCGCGCGGTTGACGAACTGGTGCCAGATGCGCCAATCGCCGGCCGCGTTCTGACGCAATATGGTGACGTAAGCGCCGTGCTGTTGGACGGCACGCTCACCCTCCCCGAAGGGTTCGACCTCAAACCGTTAGCTCGCCTGGACATAGACAGCCTCGCCGAGCATTTCGGCTCCTTGGATTTCGACGGAGAAACCGGTCAGCCTGAC from Fodinicurvata sediminis DSM 21159 carries:
- a CDS encoding alpha/beta fold hydrolase, which codes for MSETPGKALPMGDGPPLHYRELGTGSPLLLLHGFGCDGHSFDGLADRLKERFRVIIPDQRGHGRSAACAFPDVREATDPLDDLADDAVHLIDHTAGQPVVALGWSMGAAVLFSAVARHGQGRFAGLVVEDMAPRVARGPGWDLGLIGAGSPKETAAVADRMSEDWPQVVERMAPRVFADADTPMAKDLQRSMLDSDPEAMALLWRALATADFRETCSAIDIPVLLTRGAHSRLYPAETMDWLAARMTKAHSRTYSQSGHAPHLEEPARFAADLAAFAERCALGQDTPI